In Rhinatrema bivittatum chromosome 1, aRhiBiv1.1, whole genome shotgun sequence, a single genomic region encodes these proteins:
- the LOC115094299 gene encoding perilipin-2-like isoform X1, whose translation MASVAVELQQSVVMRVANLPLVSSTCDMVSSAYISTKENHPYLKSVCEVAEKGVKTITAVAFSSTKPIIQKLEPQIALANNYACIGLDRIEERLPILYQPTDKLVANATDMVAGAKEAVAGTVTGAKDTVAHTITGVVDKTKGAVQESMEMTKAVVTGSINAVLGSRMVQVVSTGVDAALTKSEVLVDQYLPLSDDELAKEATRVEGFEADVQKPSYYIRLGSLSSKVHKRAYEQALTRVKDAKCRSQEAISKLHHTIDLLDYAHKNMSSANQKLHDAQERLYQSWVDWKRSTGQQDGEEAPSTEHIESRTLTMAENWTRQLQTTCLTLVSSIQGLPQHIQDKAHHIHTMAGNVYQNVRSAASFRDVSDQLLTTSKGQLKKMRESLDDVMDYLVNNTPLNWLAPDFTISDLSSESDEIQDMEDLDEEYQQDFSQANGPVTSGQRAG comes from the exons ATGGCTTCAGTAGCAGTTGAACTGCAGCAG AGTGTGGTGATGAGGGTGGCTAACCTGCCCCTGGTGAGCTCTACCTGTGATATGGTGTCATCTGCTTACATCAGCACCAAAGAGAACCATCCATACCTGAAGTCTGTCTGTGAGGTGGCAGAGAAAGGGGTGAAGACAATCACAGCTGTGGCTTTCTCGAGCACAAAGCCCATTATCCAGAAACTGGAGCCACAAA ttGCTCTTGCCAACAATTATGCTTGCATTGGCCTGGACAGAATTGAAGAGAGGCTGCCAATCCTCTACCAGCCCACTGATAAG CTTGTTGCCAATGCCACTGACATGGTGGCTGGTGCAAAAGAAGCTGTAGCAGGGACTGTGACAGGTGCCAAGGACACTGTTGCCCATACAATCACTGGAGTGGTGGACAAGACCAAGGGAGCTGTGCAGGAGAGCATGGAAATGACCAAGGCTGTTGTGACTGGCAGCATTAATGCTGTTTTGGGAAGCCGCATGGTGCAGGTGGTAAGCACTGGGGTAGATGCTGCACTGACAAAGTCAGAAGTTCTTGTAGATCAGTATCTTCCACTGAGTGATGACGAATTAG CCAAAGAAGCTACCAGAGTGGAAGGTTTTGAAGCTGACGTGCAAAAGCCAAGCTATTACATTAGACTGGGGTCTCTATCTTCCAAGGTTCATAAGCGAGCTTACGAACAGGCCTTGACCAGGGTCAAAGATGCTAAATGCAGGAGCCAGGAAGCCATCTCCAAGCTCCATCACACCATTGATCTG TTAGATTATGCTCATAAGAACATGTCCAGTGCCAACCAGAAACTGCATGATGCCCAGGAGAGGCTCTATCAGTCTTGGGTGGACTGGAAGAGAagcacaggacagcaggatggagaGGAAGCGCCTAGCACAGAG CATATTGAGTCTCGCACCCTAACTATGGCTGAGAACTGGACGCGCCAGCTTCAGACCACCTGCCTCACTCTAGTATCCAGTATCCAGGGCTTACCCCAGCACATCCAGGACAAGGCCCACCACATTCACACTATGGCTGGAAATGTCTACCAGAACGTCCGCTCTGCCGCCTCCTTCAGAGATGTGTCTGACCAACTCCTAACCACCAGCAAAGGACAGCTGAAGAAAATGAGGGAGTCTCTGGATGATGTGATGGATTATCTTGTTAACAACACACCTCTCAACTGGCTG gcacctgacttcacaatctcCGACCTGTCTTCAGAATCGGATGAGATCCAAGACATGGAGGATTTGGATGAAGAGTACCAGCAAGACTTTTCTCAAGCTAATGGCCCTGTGACCTCTGGGCAGAGAGCTGGCTAA
- the LOC115094299 gene encoding perilipin-2-like isoform X2 has translation MASVAVELQQSVVMRVANLPLVSSTCDMVSSAYISTKENHPYLKSVCEVAEKGVKTITAVAFSSTKPIIQKLEPQIALANNYACIGLDRIEERLPILYQPTDKLVANATDMVAGAKEAVAGTVTGAKDTVAHTITGVVDKTKGAVQESMEMTKAVVTGSINAVLGSRMVQVVSTGVDAALTKSEVLVDQYLPLSDDELAKEATRVEGFEADVQKPSYYIRLGSLSSKVHKRAYEQALTRVKDAKCRSQEAISKLHHTIDLLDYAHKNMSSANQKLHDAQERLYQSWVDWKRSTGQQDGEEAPSTEHIESRTLTMAENWTRQLQTTCLTLVSSIQGLPQHIQDKAHHIHTMAGNVYQNVRSAASFRDVSDQLLTTSKGQLKKMRESLDDVMDYLVNNTPLNWLLSALYRHLTSQSPTCLQNRMRSKTWRIWMKSTSKTFLKLMAL, from the exons ATGGCTTCAGTAGCAGTTGAACTGCAGCAG AGTGTGGTGATGAGGGTGGCTAACCTGCCCCTGGTGAGCTCTACCTGTGATATGGTGTCATCTGCTTACATCAGCACCAAAGAGAACCATCCATACCTGAAGTCTGTCTGTGAGGTGGCAGAGAAAGGGGTGAAGACAATCACAGCTGTGGCTTTCTCGAGCACAAAGCCCATTATCCAGAAACTGGAGCCACAAA ttGCTCTTGCCAACAATTATGCTTGCATTGGCCTGGACAGAATTGAAGAGAGGCTGCCAATCCTCTACCAGCCCACTGATAAG CTTGTTGCCAATGCCACTGACATGGTGGCTGGTGCAAAAGAAGCTGTAGCAGGGACTGTGACAGGTGCCAAGGACACTGTTGCCCATACAATCACTGGAGTGGTGGACAAGACCAAGGGAGCTGTGCAGGAGAGCATGGAAATGACCAAGGCTGTTGTGACTGGCAGCATTAATGCTGTTTTGGGAAGCCGCATGGTGCAGGTGGTAAGCACTGGGGTAGATGCTGCACTGACAAAGTCAGAAGTTCTTGTAGATCAGTATCTTCCACTGAGTGATGACGAATTAG CCAAAGAAGCTACCAGAGTGGAAGGTTTTGAAGCTGACGTGCAAAAGCCAAGCTATTACATTAGACTGGGGTCTCTATCTTCCAAGGTTCATAAGCGAGCTTACGAACAGGCCTTGACCAGGGTCAAAGATGCTAAATGCAGGAGCCAGGAAGCCATCTCCAAGCTCCATCACACCATTGATCTG TTAGATTATGCTCATAAGAACATGTCCAGTGCCAACCAGAAACTGCATGATGCCCAGGAGAGGCTCTATCAGTCTTGGGTGGACTGGAAGAGAagcacaggacagcaggatggagaGGAAGCGCCTAGCACAGAG CATATTGAGTCTCGCACCCTAACTATGGCTGAGAACTGGACGCGCCAGCTTCAGACCACCTGCCTCACTCTAGTATCCAGTATCCAGGGCTTACCCCAGCACATCCAGGACAAGGCCCACCACATTCACACTATGGCTGGAAATGTCTACCAGAACGTCCGCTCTGCCGCCTCCTTCAGAGATGTGTCTGACCAACTCCTAACCACCAGCAAAGGACAGCTGAAGAAAATGAGGGAGTCTCTGGATGATGTGATGGATTATCTTGTTAACAACACACCTCTCAACTGGCTG CTCTCTGCACTATACAGgcacctgacttcacaatctcCGACCTGTCTTCAGAATCGGATGAGATCCAAGACATGGAGGATTTGGATGAAGAGTACCAGCAAGACTTTTCTCAAGCTAATGGCCCTGTGA